From Streptomyces sp. HUAS MG91, the proteins below share one genomic window:
- a CDS encoding EamA family transporter — protein MEANSRWVALTAVAPVAWGANYYVTRAYLPPDSPLYGAALRALPAGLALLALRRRRPRGVWWWRSAVLGVVNVSVFFALVYAASQLLPTSVASTVMAASPLTMMFLAWPLVAERPRAAHLAGAAIGLGGVCLMLLTGAVAASIAGMLASAAAVLVSSFGHLLTKRWSGGTDMIATTAWQLVAGGLFLLPFAAAVEGAPPALSPAALLAFGFVSLVATALAFTAWFTGLRHLPAGTVGLIGLLNPVTGVLCGVLIAGEELTVRQLCGLALVLTGVVLGRPARTRASAPGGPCAPAAGQVSSCASRSISSPSSQTPVRWLRQ, from the coding sequence ATGGAAGCTAATTCCCGATGGGTGGCGCTCACCGCCGTCGCTCCGGTGGCCTGGGGAGCCAACTACTACGTGACCCGCGCGTATCTGCCGCCGGACAGCCCGCTGTACGGCGCCGCGCTGCGGGCGCTGCCCGCGGGCCTCGCCCTGCTCGCTCTGCGCAGGCGACGGCCCCGTGGCGTGTGGTGGTGGCGCTCCGCGGTCCTGGGCGTGGTCAATGTGAGCGTGTTCTTCGCCCTCGTCTACGCCGCGTCCCAACTGCTGCCGACGAGCGTCGCCTCGACCGTCATGGCCGCCTCTCCCCTGACGATGATGTTCCTCGCCTGGCCGCTGGTGGCCGAGCGGCCACGGGCCGCGCATCTGGCCGGAGCCGCGATCGGACTCGGCGGCGTGTGCCTGATGCTGCTCACCGGGGCAGTGGCGGCGAGCATTGCGGGCATGCTCGCCTCGGCGGCGGCCGTGCTCGTGTCCTCCTTCGGGCATCTGCTGACCAAGCGCTGGAGCGGCGGCACCGACATGATCGCGACGACCGCCTGGCAGCTCGTCGCCGGCGGTCTGTTCCTGCTGCCGTTCGCCGCGGCCGTGGAGGGCGCGCCGCCCGCGCTCTCCCCGGCCGCGCTCCTCGCCTTCGGCTTCGTGTCCCTGGTGGCCACCGCGCTGGCGTTCACCGCCTGGTTCACGGGCCTGCGCCACCTGCCCGCGGGCACCGTGGGACTGATCGGGCTGCTCAATCCCGTGACAGGCGTGCTCTGCGGCGTCCTGATCGCCGGAGAGGAACTGACGGTCCGCCAACTGTGCGGTCTCGCCCTGGTCCTGACGGGCGTGGTGCTCGGCCGCCCGGCGCGTACGCGCGCCTCCGCGCCCGGCGGCCCGTGCGCGCCGGCCGCGGGTCAGGTCAGCTCGTGCGCGAGCAGGTCCATCAGCAGTCCGTCCTCCCAGACGCCCGTCCGGTGGTTGCGCCAGTAG
- the aac(6') gene encoding aminoglycoside 6'-N-acetyltransferase gives MELHGDKVVLRPVVEGDAKILDRIVREPEVAAWWSPPDDYEGALAVVYEDEVIGLVQYAEENDPEFRRAGLDIFLTARHHGAGLGADTVRTLARWLVREKRHHRLTIDPAAANAAAIRCYGKVGFRPVGIMRAYWRNHRTGVWEDGLLMDLLAHELT, from the coding sequence ATGGAGCTGCATGGGGACAAGGTCGTCCTGCGCCCGGTGGTCGAGGGCGACGCGAAGATCCTGGACAGGATCGTGCGGGAGCCGGAGGTCGCCGCCTGGTGGTCACCCCCGGACGACTACGAGGGCGCGCTGGCGGTGGTGTACGAGGACGAGGTCATCGGCCTCGTCCAGTACGCCGAGGAGAACGATCCGGAGTTCCGCCGGGCCGGCCTGGACATCTTCCTGACGGCGCGGCACCACGGGGCGGGGCTCGGAGCCGACACGGTGCGCACGCTCGCCCGGTGGCTCGTCCGGGAGAAGCGGCATCACCGGCTGACCATCGACCCCGCCGCGGCCAATGCCGCGGCGATCCGCTGCTACGGCAAGGTCGGGTTCAGGCCCGTCGGCATCATGCGGGCCTACTGGCGCAACCACCGGACGGGCGTCTGGGAGGACGGACTGCTGATGGACCTGCTCGCGCACGAGCTGACCTGA
- a CDS encoding SAM-dependent methyltransferase codes for MTAHSSPSRIDTSRPHPARVYDWLLGGKDNYPVDQEVAQKLPPQARENAMRNRAFMHRAAAWLAGTGVDQYLDIGTGIPTKPNLHQIVQGVVPSARVAYVDNDPIVLRHAEALLVSSPEGATDYIEADVRRPEAILDHARTFLDFSRPIALSMIALMHFITDEEDPYGLARTLVDALPSGSYLVLSHGTTDEHPHLVKSVQSTYKKGEIPLRMRTKSEVEPFFEGLEMVDPGLVTATYWYKDTPAPTPELSGFYVGVARVS; via the coding sequence ATGACGGCACATTCCTCCCCGAGCCGCATCGACACGAGCAGACCTCATCCGGCGCGCGTCTACGACTGGCTGCTGGGCGGGAAGGACAACTATCCCGTCGATCAGGAAGTGGCGCAGAAGCTGCCGCCGCAGGCGCGGGAGAACGCCATGCGGAACCGGGCCTTCATGCACCGGGCCGCCGCCTGGCTGGCCGGGACCGGCGTCGACCAGTACCTCGACATCGGCACGGGGATCCCGACCAAGCCCAATCTGCACCAGATCGTGCAGGGCGTCGTGCCGTCGGCCCGCGTCGCCTACGTCGACAACGACCCGATCGTGCTGCGGCACGCGGAGGCGCTGCTGGTCAGCAGCCCCGAAGGGGCGACGGACTACATCGAGGCGGATGTCCGCCGGCCCGAGGCGATCCTCGACCACGCACGGACGTTCCTGGACTTCAGCCGCCCCATCGCGCTGTCGATGATCGCGCTGATGCACTTCATCACCGACGAGGAGGATCCCTACGGCCTGGCGCGGACCCTCGTCGACGCGCTGCCTTCGGGCAGTTACCTGGTGCTCTCCCACGGCACGACCGACGAGCACCCGCATCTGGTCAAGTCGGTGCAGTCCACGTACAAGAAGGGCGAGATTCCGCTGCGGATGCGGACGAAGTCCGAGGTGGAGCCGTTCTTCGAGGGGCTGGAGATGGTGGATCCGGGTCTGGTCACGGCCACGTACTGGTACAAGGACACGCCCGCGCCGACCCCGGAGCTGAGCGGCTTCTACGTCGGCGTGGCCCGCGTCTCCTGA
- a CDS encoding nucleoside deaminase — MDERELTHLRRCVDLAAEALEAGDEPFGSVLVDGAGTVRAEDRNRIAGGDSTRHPEFELARWAAENLTPQERRDATVYTSGEHCPMCSAAHAWVGLGRIVYVASSAQLTEWLTAWGRPQPPVRPLSVREIAPSVKVEGPVDALVPAVKALHRRLADRS, encoded by the coding sequence ATGGACGAGCGAGAACTGACCCACCTGCGGCGCTGTGTGGACCTGGCCGCCGAGGCCCTGGAAGCGGGCGACGAGCCCTTCGGATCGGTTCTGGTGGACGGCGCAGGAACGGTCCGGGCCGAGGACCGCAACCGGATCGCCGGCGGCGACTCCACCCGGCATCCGGAGTTCGAGCTGGCCCGCTGGGCCGCCGAGAACCTCACCCCGCAGGAGCGCCGGGACGCCACGGTCTACACCTCGGGCGAGCACTGCCCGATGTGTTCGGCCGCGCACGCCTGGGTCGGTCTCGGCCGGATCGTGTACGTCGCCTCCTCGGCCCAGCTGACCGAGTGGCTGACCGCGTGGGGGCGGCCCCAGCCGCCCGTCCGTCCGCTGTCCGTGCGGGAGATCGCCCCGTCGGTGAAGGTCGAGGGCCCGGTCGACGCGCTGGTGCCCGCCGTCAAGGCGCTGCACCGCCGGCTCGCCGACCGGTCCTGA
- a CDS encoding enoyl-CoA hydratase/isomerase family protein, with product MTPDAAPVLTAVDGHAARITLNRPRALNALTPAMLHGVAEALDAWEHDPAVRTVVLDGAGERGLCAGADIRLFHADARSGDHTASEAFLRAEYRLDSRIAHYPKPYVALMDGIVMGGGVGLSAHGAVRVVTERSRVAMPEVSIGLVPDVGGTFLLSRAPGQLGTHLALTGLSAGGADALLCGLADHFVPSAALPDLLADLAREPAHEAVARHAGTAPEGVLAGERPWIDACYAADTVEEIVDRLFSCGEPAAKEAAETLLAKSPSALKATLESLRRAARLDSLEAALDQEFRVSCAALDTHDLPEGIRAQIIDKDRDPHWSPATLAEVTPAQVERYFADLGERELGLG from the coding sequence TTGACCCCCGACGCCGCCCCCGTGCTCACCGCCGTCGACGGACACGCCGCCCGCATCACCCTCAACCGGCCGCGGGCGCTGAACGCCCTGACCCCCGCCATGCTCCACGGCGTCGCCGAAGCGCTCGACGCCTGGGAGCACGACCCCGCCGTCCGCACCGTCGTCCTCGACGGGGCGGGGGAGCGCGGGCTGTGCGCGGGCGCCGACATCCGCCTCTTCCACGCCGACGCGCGCAGCGGCGACCACACCGCCTCCGAGGCGTTCCTGCGTGCCGAGTACCGCCTCGACTCCCGTATCGCGCACTACCCCAAGCCGTACGTCGCCCTCATGGACGGCATCGTCATGGGCGGCGGTGTCGGCCTGTCCGCGCACGGCGCCGTCCGCGTGGTCACCGAACGGTCGAGGGTCGCGATGCCCGAGGTCTCCATCGGCCTGGTCCCCGACGTCGGCGGCACGTTCCTGCTGTCCCGGGCGCCGGGGCAGCTGGGCACCCACCTCGCCCTGACGGGGCTGTCGGCCGGAGGCGCCGACGCGCTGCTGTGCGGCCTGGCCGACCACTTCGTCCCGTCGGCCGCGCTGCCGGACCTCCTGGCCGACCTGGCCCGCGAACCGGCGCACGAGGCGGTCGCGCGCCATGCCGGGACGGCCCCCGAGGGCGTGCTCGCCGGGGAGCGGCCGTGGATCGACGCCTGCTACGCCGCCGACACGGTCGAGGAGATCGTCGACCGGCTCTTCTCCTGCGGGGAGCCCGCCGCGAAGGAGGCCGCCGAGACCCTGCTGGCCAAGTCCCCGTCGGCGCTCAAGGCGACGCTTGAGTCCCTGCGCCGGGCGGCCCGCCTCGACTCCCTGGAAGCCGCCCTCGACCAGGAGTTCCGGGTGTCGTGCGCGGCTCTGGACACCCACGACCTGCCGGAGGGCATCCGGGCGCAGATCATCGACAAGGACCGCGACCCGCACTGGAGCCCCGCGACCCTCGCCGAGGTGACGCCCGCCCAGGTGGAGCGCTACTTCGCGGACCTGGGCGAGCGGGAACTCGGTCTGGGCTGA
- a CDS encoding TetR family transcriptional regulator: MSTPETGPRRNAARSREALLTAATALFSERGYDRTTIREIGERAGVDPSLIARYFGSKPLLYVEVLRAEHGDDRPDDLLTEPRLREVARRAQRRGPVPLLRVAVEPLRDTAAQEATRAALHDRLVEPLRDRFAREGRDRPGLRADVLVAAVSGVLLARHSGAFDDLAEAEVDEVVDILLETFGAGGPSAAG, encoded by the coding sequence GTGAGCACGCCGGAGACGGGACCGCGCCGCAACGCGGCGCGCAGCAGGGAGGCCCTGCTGACGGCGGCCACCGCCCTCTTCTCCGAGCGGGGCTACGACCGTACGACCATCCGCGAGATCGGCGAACGGGCCGGCGTCGACCCGTCCCTGATCGCCCGCTACTTCGGCAGCAAACCGCTGCTGTACGTGGAGGTGCTGCGGGCCGAGCACGGCGACGACCGCCCGGACGACCTGCTCACCGAACCCCGGCTGCGCGAGGTGGCCCGGCGCGCCCAGCGGCGCGGACCGGTGCCGCTGCTGCGGGTCGCCGTCGAACCGTTGCGGGACACCGCCGCCCAGGAGGCCACCAGGGCGGCCCTGCACGACCGTCTGGTGGAGCCGCTGCGGGACCGGTTCGCCCGGGAGGGCCGCGACCGGCCGGGACTGCGCGCCGACGTCCTGGTCGCGGCGGTCTCCGGGGTGCTGCTCGCCCGGCACTCCGGCGCCTTCGACGACCTGGCCGAGGCAGAGGTGGACGAGGTCGTCGACATCCTGCTGGAGACCTTCGGCGCGGGCGGGCCGTCCGCCGCCGGGTGA
- a CDS encoding MFS transporter, with translation MSTPDAAAPALRHPRALVPVLVSLGMLVAVVSSLGAPLIPTIAAEDHVSVSTAQWALTVTMLVGAVATPVMGRLGDGPHRKRVILGGLGFVLVGSVLAALPAGFACLLVGRALQGVGMGLVPLAIATARDALPDTRARSAVATLSLTTAAGIGLGYPITGMFAEYLGMYAGFWFAAATAAAALTATLIVVPRAPHRPSVPMDVPGALLLTGGMAALLLTLAEGERWGWTSAGLLGLAAAAVVLLAGWVAHSLRSTHPLVRVRLVKDRGVLVANLTTMVGGVGTYLLIALVTRYVQTPTSAGYGFSASIVVTGLLLVPFSAASLLTGRLVRMLGSAATPGRMLPLGCLLSLGSLVCFLLARSSLWGIGTMMALAGLGVGVTFAVTPGLIVAGVPARETGSAMSFNQVVKYIGYSTGSALSAVILQAATAPGASLPGNDGYRTAGLVGCAAFAITGIIAVALTRGGARPRPSVVAVVQTAPAVAADPAPSAQGRP, from the coding sequence GTGTCCACCCCCGACGCGGCGGCGCCCGCGCTCCGCCACCCGCGGGCCCTGGTGCCCGTCCTCGTCTCGCTCGGCATGCTCGTCGCCGTCGTCAGCAGCCTCGGCGCTCCGCTCATCCCGACCATCGCGGCCGAGGACCACGTGTCCGTCTCCACCGCGCAGTGGGCGCTCACGGTGACGATGCTCGTCGGCGCCGTGGCGACGCCGGTGATGGGACGCCTCGGCGACGGTCCGCACCGCAAGCGCGTCATCCTCGGCGGGCTCGGCTTCGTCCTCGTCGGCAGCGTCCTGGCCGCCCTCCCCGCCGGATTCGCCTGCCTCCTGGTGGGCCGGGCCCTCCAGGGCGTGGGCATGGGCCTGGTCCCGCTCGCCATCGCCACGGCGCGGGACGCTCTTCCCGACACCCGGGCCCGCTCCGCGGTGGCGACGCTCTCCCTCACCACCGCCGCGGGCATCGGGCTCGGCTACCCGATCACCGGGATGTTCGCCGAGTACCTGGGCATGTACGCGGGATTCTGGTTCGCGGCCGCCACCGCCGCCGCGGCCCTGACCGCCACGCTGATCGTCGTGCCCCGCGCCCCGCACCGCCCCAGCGTCCCGATGGACGTTCCCGGCGCGCTGCTGCTCACCGGCGGCATGGCGGCCCTGCTGCTGACCCTCGCCGAAGGGGAACGCTGGGGCTGGACCTCGGCCGGGCTGCTCGGCCTGGCCGCCGCGGCCGTCGTCCTGCTGGCCGGCTGGGTCGCCCACTCGCTGCGCAGCACCCATCCCCTGGTGCGGGTCCGCCTCGTCAAGGACCGCGGCGTCCTCGTCGCCAACCTGACCACGATGGTCGGCGGCGTCGGCACCTACCTCCTCATCGCCCTGGTCACCCGCTACGTCCAGACCCCGACCTCCGCGGGATACGGATTCTCCGCCTCCATCGTCGTCACCGGACTGCTCCTCGTGCCGTTCTCCGCCGCGAGCCTCCTGACCGGCCGCCTCGTACGGATGCTGGGCAGCGCGGCCACGCCCGGCCGCATGCTGCCGCTGGGCTGCCTGCTCTCCCTCGGCTCCCTGGTCTGCTTCCTGCTCGCCCGCTCCAGCCTGTGGGGCATCGGCACGATGATGGCGCTCGCCGGACTCGGCGTCGGCGTCACCTTCGCGGTCACCCCCGGCCTGATCGTCGCCGGAGTGCCCGCGCGGGAGACGGGCAGCGCGATGAGTTTCAATCAGGTCGTGAAGTACATCGGATACTCGACCGGCAGCGCGCTCAGCGCCGTCATCCTCCAGGCCGCCACCGCTCCCGGCGCGAGCCTGCCGGGCAACGACGGCTACCGCACCGCGGGCCTCGTCGGCTGCGCCGCCTTCGCGATCACCGGGATCATCGCCGTGGCCCTCACCCGCGGCGGCGCCCGGCCGCGCCCGTCCGTCGTCGCGGTGGTCCAGACGGCGCCCGCCGTGGCCGCCGACCCGGCGCCGTCCGCGCAGGGCCGCCCGTGA
- a CDS encoding acyl-CoA dehydrogenase translates to MITDTSTPSGGYSRPDIDVRALTQVLDGEYAEIRELVRTNLVKHASVLEEAEELDIEAFRERVRELAVALAATGQTGMGFPKEYGGGGDIGASIAAFETLAFGDLSLLVKVGVQFGLFGGAILHLGTERHHRAYLPDLITGKLLGCFAMTETGHGSNVQALGTVATYDADSQEFVITTQGEGARKDYIGNAARHAELAVVFAQLEVGGRAEGVHAFVVPVRVDGAPAPGVRIEDAGRKMGLNGVDNGRIWFDGVRVPREALLNRFADVTPEGVYESPIENPGRRFFTMLGTLVQGRVSVGGGAINAAKVALAIAVKYAVRRRQFDAAPDTEEQLLLDYGMHQRRLLPLVARTYALHFAQDVVRTQLHEVFSTETGDEQERRELESRAAGTKALGTWHATRTIQECREACGGAGYLAVNRFAALKADSDVFTTFEGDNHVLLQLVAKGLLTNYAHEFEDMDQLGMVRFVTGQAVETVIEKTSVHKLLERVRDLLPGGDEWDQEAGLLDSEYQLAMVRFREEHMLAGLARRLKRGMDQEREPGAVFSHVQDHVIAVARVHVERLVLEAFVDRLRTLPDDDNKVALGLLCDLFALSTIEADRAWFMEHGRLTVQRSKAISREINDLCRKVRPLAVDLVDAWGIPPEMLRSPDLVG, encoded by the coding sequence ATGATCACCGACACCTCCACGCCCTCCGGCGGCTACAGCCGGCCGGACATCGACGTACGGGCCCTCACCCAGGTGCTCGACGGCGAGTACGCCGAGATCCGCGAGCTGGTCCGGACGAACCTCGTGAAGCACGCCTCCGTACTCGAGGAGGCCGAGGAACTCGACATCGAGGCGTTCCGCGAGCGGGTGCGCGAGCTCGCCGTCGCGCTGGCGGCGACCGGGCAGACGGGCATGGGCTTCCCGAAGGAGTACGGGGGCGGCGGCGACATCGGCGCGTCGATCGCCGCGTTCGAGACGCTCGCGTTCGGTGATCTGTCACTGCTGGTGAAGGTGGGTGTGCAGTTCGGCCTGTTCGGGGGCGCGATCCTGCATCTCGGCACGGAGCGGCACCACCGCGCGTATCTGCCGGATCTGATCACCGGCAAGCTGCTTGGCTGCTTCGCGATGACCGAGACCGGGCACGGCTCGAACGTCCAGGCGCTCGGCACCGTGGCGACGTACGACGCGGACAGCCAGGAGTTCGTCATCACCACACAGGGCGAAGGCGCCCGCAAGGACTACATCGGCAACGCGGCCCGCCACGCCGAACTGGCCGTCGTCTTCGCGCAGCTCGAGGTGGGCGGCCGGGCCGAGGGCGTGCACGCCTTCGTCGTGCCGGTCCGGGTCGACGGCGCACCCGCTCCGGGCGTCCGGATCGAGGACGCCGGCCGCAAGATGGGGCTCAACGGCGTCGACAACGGCCGCATCTGGTTCGACGGCGTGCGGGTGCCGCGGGAGGCGCTGCTCAACCGGTTCGCCGACGTCACTCCCGAGGGCGTCTACGAGAGCCCCATCGAGAACCCGGGCCGCCGCTTCTTCACCATGCTCGGCACGCTCGTCCAGGGCCGGGTCAGCGTCGGCGGCGGTGCGATCAACGCGGCCAAGGTGGCGCTGGCGATCGCCGTGAAGTACGCGGTGCGCCGCCGGCAGTTCGACGCGGCGCCGGACACCGAGGAGCAGTTGCTGCTCGACTACGGGATGCACCAGCGCCGGCTCCTGCCGCTGGTCGCCCGCACCTATGCCCTGCACTTCGCCCAGGACGTGGTCCGCACCCAGCTCCACGAGGTCTTCTCGACGGAGACGGGCGACGAACAGGAGCGGCGCGAGCTGGAGTCGCGGGCCGCCGGCACGAAGGCGCTCGGCACCTGGCACGCCACGCGCACGATCCAGGAGTGCCGCGAGGCGTGCGGCGGCGCCGGTTATCTCGCCGTCAACCGGTTCGCCGCGCTCAAGGCCGACAGCGACGTGTTCACGACCTTCGAGGGCGACAACCACGTGCTCCTCCAGCTCGTGGCCAAGGGCCTCCTCACCAACTACGCGCACGAGTTCGAGGACATGGACCAGCTCGGCATGGTGCGGTTCGTGACCGGCCAGGCCGTCGAGACGGTCATCGAGAAGACCTCGGTGCACAAGCTCCTGGAGCGGGTCCGCGACCTGCTGCCCGGTGGTGACGAGTGGGACCAGGAGGCCGGTCTGCTCGACTCGGAGTACCAGCTCGCCATGGTCCGCTTCCGGGAGGAGCACATGCTCGCCGGGCTGGCCCGCCGCCTCAAGCGCGGGATGGACCAGGAGCGGGAACCCGGCGCCGTCTTCTCCCACGTGCAGGACCACGTCATCGCGGTGGCGCGCGTGCACGTCGAACGGCTGGTCCTGGAGGCGTTCGTCGACCGGCTGCGCACCCTGCCCGACGACGACAACAAGGTCGCGCTCGGGCTGCTGTGCGATCTGTTCGCGCTGTCCACGATCGAGGCCGACCGCGCCTGGTTCATGGAGCACGGCCGGCTCACCGTCCAGCGCTCCAAGGCGATCAGCCGGGAGATCAACGACCTCTGCCGCAAGGTCCGGCCGCTCGCCGTCGATCTCGTCGACGCGTGGGGCATCCCGCCGGAGATGCTGCGCTCGCCGGACCTGGTGGGCTGA
- a CDS encoding Asp23/Gls24 family envelope stress response protein translates to MTAHTEPPNPHDDLTDDERLACGRPLSLVWESWEEQSDDPHLRTCPHCRDAVGDLDRLESAVRELREEPLDDDGSDASTLTRRVMDVVRLELRPGRPLPLGGPDEDLWVMEAVAARSLRAAAETVPGVQAGSCRLRPAGGAAADRVEVRLEIHAPADAHLPDLAEDVRDRVRDAADRELGMEIASVDIRITDLTDSTGSAGLDNSTGLSDRQEGGTR, encoded by the coding sequence ATGACCGCTCACACAGAACCGCCCAACCCGCACGACGACCTGACCGACGACGAGCGGCTGGCCTGCGGTAGGCCGCTGTCCCTGGTCTGGGAGTCGTGGGAGGAGCAGTCCGACGATCCCCACCTGCGCACCTGCCCCCACTGCCGGGACGCCGTGGGCGACCTCGACCGGCTGGAGAGCGCGGTCCGGGAGCTGCGCGAGGAGCCCCTGGACGACGACGGAAGCGACGCGTCGACGCTGACCCGCCGGGTCATGGACGTCGTCCGCCTCGAACTGCGTCCGGGCCGCCCACTGCCGCTCGGAGGACCGGACGAGGACCTGTGGGTCATGGAGGCGGTGGCCGCCCGGAGCCTGCGGGCGGCGGCCGAGACGGTGCCCGGCGTCCAGGCCGGTTCCTGCCGGCTGCGGCCCGCCGGCGGCGCGGCCGCCGACCGCGTCGAGGTCCGCCTGGAGATCCACGCACCGGCCGACGCCCATCTCCCGGACCTCGCGGAGGACGTCCGTGACCGGGTACGGGACGCGGCCGACCGCGAGCTGGGCATGGAGATCGCTTCGGTGGACATCCGTATCACCGATCTCACCGACAGCACCGGCAGTGCTGGTCTCGACAACAGCACCGGTCTCAGCGACCGTCAGGAAGGCGGCACCCGATGA
- a CDS encoding sigma-70 family RNA polymerase sigma factor, whose protein sequence is MAGARIDTAPPDGRGARDDTLLVVRAAEGDEDAFAALVQRHAPALIRLATRLLGTRTEAEDAVQDAFISAWRRLPEFQGQASFGTWTYRIVTNRCLNILRGRRPAAPLESAGEVAAPEHVVSPARIAEGRDAVRELSQALDQLSAEQRACWVLRELDGRSYEFIADAVGISQEAVRARVFRARRCLTQALGAWR, encoded by the coding sequence GTGGCGGGGGCCCGCATCGATACCGCACCGCCGGACGGCAGGGGCGCGAGGGATGACACCCTGTTGGTGGTCCGTGCCGCGGAAGGGGACGAGGACGCCTTCGCGGCCCTGGTGCAACGACACGCCCCGGCGCTGATCCGGCTCGCGACCCGGCTGCTCGGCACCCGCACGGAGGCCGAGGACGCCGTGCAGGACGCGTTCATCAGCGCCTGGCGGCGCCTGCCCGAGTTCCAGGGCCAGGCGTCGTTCGGCACCTGGACGTACCGCATCGTCACCAACCGCTGCCTGAACATCCTGCGCGGCCGCCGGCCCGCCGCGCCCCTGGAGTCGGCGGGGGAGGTGGCCGCGCCCGAGCACGTGGTGTCACCGGCCCGGATCGCCGAGGGGCGCGACGCGGTACGCGAACTGAGTCAGGCCCTCGACCAGCTGTCGGCCGAACAGCGCGCCTGCTGGGTGTTGCGCGAACTGGACGGCCGGTCCTACGAATTCATCGCGGACGCGGTCGGAATCAGCCAGGAGGCTGTCCGCGCCCGCGTCTTCCGTGCACGACGCTGTCTGACACAAGCGCTGGGGGCCTGGCGATGA